The Atlantibacter hermannii genomic interval GAAATCATGCCGGACACCGGCGCGCCCATAATGCCGAACGGGATCAGCCAGTCATCATCGCTGGCGGCGAGCCAGGCTTTGCCGCACGGATCGGCGAGTACGGCCAGCCGGGGTTCTTCCGGGTAGCCGGGACGGTGACGTAAACTCCGGCGCAGTTCGCCGGAAATGGCGCCTTTACCGGTCCATCCGTCGACAAACACAATCCCTTTCGTGCCGTGACGCGATTCCATCCAAGCCAGTGCTGCTTCATCAATACCGCGATCGCGAATAATGCTAATACCGTAATGATGGGATGTTTTGCCCATCTCACGCAGGGTCTGATGCAGCATCACGCCCAGCGGTACGCCAGCGCGCACCAGGCTTGCCAGCACGATCGGCGTATCGCCAAAGCGCTCCGCCAGCGCCTGCGCCAGCATCGCCACTTCTTTGGCTAACCGCTCTGCGCCGCGATCCAGCGCCCGGGAGAAAATATCCAGATGCCACGGCGTAGGGGCGGGCTCCTGGCTCAGCATGTCGGAATAGTGGCGCGCACCGGACTGGATCAACTGCTCTTTCTGATCCACCGGCGTCATTTCTATCTCGACCGGCTGGAGCAAAAAGTGAACGTCCTGCGGTAAATAGGAGCCGGAAAACGGCGTAAAGTCAGTCATACAGTTCTCCGAAAAGCGTTTGGGTAATGTGCCGGGCAAACTGGCTCTGGCGCGGCAGGCCGAACCAGGTACAGAGCCGCATAAACCGGTGATCGCTTAAGCTGTCGCCGAGACCGATGACCGGGAAGACGCCGCGCTGTTGGCGCAGTTTTTCCAGCAAATACGTGACCGCCAGCCCTTTCTCCACCACCGTTGGCAACCAGGCGACGTTATTGCTGTTGCGATGGATGTAGTAGCCCTCTGTCGGGAATGTGCGTTCAATTTCATCGGCGATGGCGTTCAGCTCGTCAAGACGGGTGCTGTCACGGTGTTTCATCACCAGATAGACCGGTACTTCGCCGTATTCATAGTTGATGCGCGCCCAGCCGTTGATATTGCGCGCCGCCATCATTTCCGTGATCGCGCTCTGCATCGCCAGCAGCTTGTCGGCATAGGGCTGGAGTTTCGCCAGCATCAATGCCCGCCATGTCTCATCCGGGTTACCTTGCGGGTCGAGGATCACCGCGCCGTGGGTCGTCACCGCCCATGAGCGGAACGGAATGGTGACGCGGGCAATCTCTTCGGTGCCGCGTGCCGTCACCGGGATCAGCTCGGCATGCTCCAGCATCCAGTCCACCAGCATCGCTTGTTCTTCGGTCATAAAGCTGCGCGGCTCAAGACTGCGATCCAGCGCGCCCGTGCGGAAAGGCGCCAGATCCAGTTCATCCACCATCTTGCGGCGAGTCTGGAATAATGTGTCGTCGAGATCGGAAAAAATAACCGGTCTATTCATAGCTAATGACCTCTACGCGGGGCGCAACCAGGCGCAGCGCATCCAGCAACGTGCGATCAATGCTGGCGGCGGGGGTTTCCGCGCACAACAGAATGCGATCGAACTGCTGATGCGCGACGTTATAGACAAAATTGGCAATGCCGAGGCCGTAATTATCCGTAAAGGCAATGGCGGACTGGATGGCGAAACCGGTCGCGATCGGCGAGCGGGTGGTGGAACTGTATTTTACGGCGGCACCGGCTTTTTCCAGCCGTTCAGCCAGTAAAAACGGTTCCCAGACAAATTCGCCGGTGCCCAGCACCAGGATCTTTTCGCCCGCACGGGGGGTGATGTGCGTGCCCAGATCGCCTGACGGGGCCACCATGCCCAGCCGTCCCCAGCTTTGGCGACCGGTGATGGGTACGCTGCCGGTGGCCGTCACGTTTACCGCAGGCATCACCGGAACTGGGGCCGAGGGATTGGGCTCCCAGTGCCAGTCACCCCGCACCAGCGAGACGGTGTGCAGGGGCAGCGCGCAACGCTGTGCCAGCGCGTCGCCGCTCCAGTCGGTAAGCGTGACCGCGACGACGTTCGTCAGCTGCGATAAGCCGGCGTTTTGTAGCGCTTCAAGCAGATTAATAAACGTATTGCCAGTAGTGGCTTCATCGTCGATTAAGACCAGCGTCCGGGCATTCAGCACCCGGCGGCGCAGTTCGGCGTCGTCAGGCAAATAGATCAGATGATCGGTGGCGTGGCTGTGGTTTTCTTTAAATTCGCACAGCAGTTCGCCGGGGACAGGGTGGCGCGTCGAGGTTAGATAGACCGGTTCCGCCACGTGGCGACGCAGTTCGTCAAACACGCCAGCCCCCAGACCAACGGCAGTTTCCGCCATGCCGATAAACAACACCGGGCCTGTATCAGGAACCGGAAACTGCTCGGCCAGCTGCCGGTAAACCGATCGCATAATGCCAGGCGCGACCGGAATATGGCGGCCCAGCACTTTGCTGACAAATAAGAAGGCGCGTTTAGGATTACGGCGCTCAGCCATCTCGAACAGCTCATCCAGATGACGCATCCCGCCAGTGGGCGTCACGCGTAACGTGCCGCTGGACAGCGTTCGGCTCCAGGGCTGAAATTCACTCATGGGCATTCCTTTCAGAAAACAGATTGGCCAGCGTGGGTTCCCAGATCACCGCTTCGGTGATTGGCCTGACGATAGCCGGTGTAAAAGCGCGCTCCGTTTCATCGAGCACGTCCTGCTGGCTCATCAGCCCTAACTGGCGGAAAGCAAACAGGCCGGGCAGGTTGACGCCGCCAGCCCGGGTATAACCGATGCCGCCGGAAGGACGCATATTAATTTCGAGCAGCAACGGTTTGCCGCTGGCGTTATTGCGGGTTTGCACATTGACCAGCCCATCGGCCTTCATAATGCGGGCACAGGCTTTTGCCAGTTCAAACGCCTCGCCGTGGTTTTCCAGATATTGCACCGAGCCCTCTTTACGACGGCCCACCGCCGCCAGGACCTGGCCGTCCTCGACCAGCATATCCACTGAATATTCCGGGCCGGGCAGATACGGCATCAGCACCAGCGGCTCGAACTCACCGGCCTGCTCCAGCGCGCTGAGATAAAAGCGTGCATTCACTTTACGGCTGTCGGGATGGGTGAAATGCGCCATGGGCGAAACCGTTTCATCAAACCGCCAGAATCCCATGCCATAAATACCTTTTACCGGCTTCACACACAGCGATTTACTGGCGAACGGCGAACGGGCAAGCAGCGCGCGCAGGTCGTTTACCGAATCCACGCGCAGGGAAGGGACCACCGGCAATCCGGCTTTTTCCATCGCATGGGCGTATTCAACTTTATCGTCGGCGAGTTCAAACATGGCGGGATGTCGGGAGCCGGTGGTGAGCGTTGCGCCACTCGCCGTAATTTCAGCGCGATGGGCTTCGAACCAGGCGGCGTGGCGTCCGGTATGAATCGCTTTAACACCTAAGGCGTTAACCGTATTCAGGATAAACGCCAGCCGGTCATTGTCGTCTTGCGGCTCAATCAGGGCGATATCCGCCTGAGACAGGATCTCATGGCGATCGTTACGGTGCGACGCAATCACCGTCACATCGGTCTGCTTACGCTTAGCGAACGCGCGTATGCCCAGGATCAGATCGCGCTGGGAGGACAAGCTTTCCATAAGCCAGATTGTAGGGGTCATTTTTTATTACCGATGGGGCGAAAGGGAGTGTCTACAGTTAGCTTATAAGTCTAGGAAGCGGTAGAAAAGATGTCAATCATATTATGATTTCAAATGTGTTCACCAAAAATCATTGAAAAAAGTGATGGTTTTACGGCGTTCCTGTAAAAGGAATGCGTGATAATTTTTTTGTAATGTATTAATTATTATGTAATTTACTTTTCTTTGAAAATTAGCGTCTAAAATGATCTTGTTCATTAACACCATCATGATATGATTTTTAGCTGATGGATTTTGATGTAAAAACGTAGCCTTTTTTCAAGAGCAACTTTATGGAGATCTGACCATGGTTTCATTAACCAAAAACCAAACTGTTTCACTTTCCAAGCAATCGTCGGCGTTAAATCAGCTGCATTTCGGCCTGGGCTGGGATCCCATCAAGAAAAAAGGGATGTTTGGCAAACTGTTTGGCGGTAATGATTCCATCGATCTCGATGCGGGCTGCGTTCTGCTGGATAAATCGGGTGCGAAAATCGATACCGTCTGGTTCCGTAAACTGAAATCTTCCTGCAACTCTGTGATTCACAGTGGCGATAACTTAACGGGCGAAGGCGATGGCGACGATGAAGTGATTCGCGTCGATCTGACGCGTTTACCTGCGCAGGTGGAATATCTGGCGTTTACCGTCAACAGCTTCCGTGGTCAGAGCTTTAACGATGTAGAAAATGCCTTCTGCCGCGTGGTCGATCAAAACAACAAAGAGCTGGCGCGTTATCAGTTGAATGAGCAAGGCTCTCATACCGGGATTGTGATTGCGTCGCTGCGCCGCAACAACGGCGAATGGGATTTTACCGCGCTGGGCAAAGCCTGTAGCGGCCGTACTATTGACGACATGCACAACGACATCGTCGCGGCAGTGGTGCGCTCATGAATATGACCGCGGGAGGCAATGCCTCCGTTCCCTCTCAAACGTTGACGGTACGCGTGCTGTCCGGCGCGGCGGTGGACGCCTCTGCGTTCCGGCTGTTCGCCACCGGCAAAGTTAATGGCGATGCCGACATGGTGTTTTACGGCCAGCCGAAAAACGATGACGGCACCATTGCGCTCAGCAACGAGGGCAATAACACCGCGTTTACCGTGGATCTGAACCGTCTTAAAGCGGATGTACAAAAAGTGGCGTTTACCGTCACCTGCGACGGCAACCAAACCGTGGCGGGATTACAACGTCTGGCGATTCAGGTTGAAGCCGCAGGCGAAGTGTTGCTCAGCGGCGTGGTCGATCTGAATGGCCGCCAGGAAGCCGCGCTGATTTTGGGTGAACTGTATCGCCGCAATAGCGAATGGAAATTCCGTTTTATCGCCCAGGGCTTTAACGGTGGCCTGAAGCCGCTGGCGGAGCATTTCGGCGTGGATGTGGCGGACAGTCCGGCCCCGACGGCAGCCCCTGCGCCGACCTCAGCGCCAGCTCCGACGCCGGCACCGTCTAAGATCAATCTCAGCAAAGTTTCTCTGACCAAAGAGAAACCGGCGATCAGCCTGACCAAGCGGGATAACTTCGGTGAGATCCGCATCAACCTGAACTGGCATCGCGGCAATCCGGCCACCGGTCTGCGCGCCGTATTCGGCGGTAATAAAGGCATCGACCTGGATCTGGGCGCGTTTATCGAACTGAGCGACGGCTACAAAACCGTGATTCAGGCGTTGGGCAATCGCTTTGGTGCAATGGACAGCGAGCCTTATGTGCAGTTGCAGGGCGACGATCGCACCGGCGAATTTTCTACAGGCGAATGGCTGCACGTTAACGGTCGCGAGTGGAAACACATCCGCGAAGTGCTGATTTTCGCTTTTATTTACGAAGGCGTTCCGAGCTGGGACAAAACCGACGGCGTGGTCACGCTGTTTATTCCTGACCAACCGCCGATTGAAACACGTATGACCGAAGGGCAGAACAACCGCAACATGTGTGCCATCGCCCGTCTGGTCAACGAAAACGGCAATATAAAAGTAGAACGAATTAACCAGTTCTTTAATGGACATAGTGATATGGACAAGGCGTTCGGCTGGGGCTTTAGCTGGAAAGCAGGCTCCAAATAATTTCTTTGGCAGAGGGTGACGTATGAGTTTCTTCAATAAAGTAAAAGGGGCGTTCAACGCCAGTCGCGACGAGTTAACCAAGCAGGTTGGCCGTTTCAAGAACAAAAAATTTATGCAGGGTACGGTAGCCGTCTGCGCGCGCATCGCAGTATCCAGCGACGGTGTCAGTTCAGAAGAGAAGCAGAAAATGATCGGTTTTCTGCGCGCGTCTGACGAGTTGAAAGTCTTCGATACCGCCGAGGTCATCGAGTTCTTTAACAAACTGGTGAGCAGCTTCGATTTCGATATGGAAATCGGCAAAGGCGAAACCATGAAGTACATCCTGGCGCTGAAAGATCAGCCTGAAGCCGCCCAGCTGGCGGTACGCGTAGGGATTGCCGTCGCGAAAAGCGACGGTAATTTCGACCCGGACGAACAGAAAGCGGCGCGTGAAATTGCCATTGCTCTGGGTTTTGAACCGGCCGAATTCGGTCTTTGATGTAATCTTGTAAGGGTTTTCTATGGTATCTACGCATATTGGCTTCCCTACCGAAACGGTCATTGTGTTCGTCGCACTGGCTGTGGGAGCCATTTTTATCGACCTGTTCATGCACCGCCATGACAAACCGATTTCGCTGAAAAGCGCAGCGCTGTGGTCCGTTTTCTGGGTCGTGGTAGCGATGGCGTTCGCGGGTTTCCTCTATATTCACCATGGAGCGGAAGTCGCCAGCCTGTTTGTAACCGGTTATGCGCTTGAGAAAGTGCTGTCGGTCGATAACCTGTTCGTGATGATGGCGATTTTCTCGTGGTTCGCCGTGCCGGATCGTTATCGCCACCGTGTGTTGTACTGGGGCATTATCGGCGCCATCGTGTTCAGGGGCATCTTCGTTGCGATTGGTACCGGCCTGCTGAGCCTTGGTCCATACGTTGAAGTCGTCTTTGCGCTGATTGTGGCCTGGACGGCCGTCATGATGCTGAAAAGCGGTGATGATGATGACGAGATTGAGGATTACTCCCAGCATCTCGCCTACCGAATGGTGAAGCGCTTCTTCCCAATCTGGCCGAAACTGAGAGGGCACGCCTTCCTGTTGAACCAGAAAGAGGTGGATGAAGAGCTGGCGAAGCCGGAAAACAAAGACATTACTATTGGTCGTGGGCAAAAAGCCGCGCTGTACGCGACACCGCTGATGCTGTGTGTGGCGGTCGTGGAGCTGTCGGACGTGATGTTCGCTTTCGACTCCGTACCGGCCATTATCGCGGTCAGCCGCGAGCCGCTGATTGTCTATAGCGCCATGATGTTCGCTATCCTCGGCCTGCGTACGTTGTACTTTGTTCTGGAAGCCCTTAAGCAGTACCTGGTTCACCTGGAAAAAGCCGTTATTGTGTTACTGTTCTTCATCGCCGCTAAACTGGGGCTGAACGCAACGGACCATATCTGGCACCACGGTTTTAATATTTCGGCAACGACGAGCCTGTTTGTGGTTCTGGGTGTGCTTGCGTTGGGTATCGTGGCGAGCATTATGTTCCCCGGCAAACCCGATTCTGAGGAGAAGAAGGAGGGCTAATCTTCCTTTTTCTCAGACGAAGAAAAATATTAACCAGAGAGGATTTAACAATGAGTGTTTCTCTTTCTAAAGGCGGGAATGTTTCCCTGAGCAAAGCGGCGCCAACCATGAAGAACGTTCTGGTTGGCCTGGGTTGGGACGTCCGTGCGACCGATGGTCAGGACTTTGACCTTGATGCTTCTGCTTTCCTGCTTTCCGCCAGTGGAAAAGTACGCAGCGACGCCGATTTCATTTTCTACAACAATCTGAAATCTGCTGACGGCTCTGTCACGCATACCGGTGACAACCGTACCGGTGAAGGCGACGGCGATGATGAATCATTGAAAATCAAACTGGATTTAATCCCGGCCGACGTCGACAAAATTGTCTTCGTGGTCACTATTCACGACGCGCAGGTGCGCCGTCAAAGCTTCGGTCAGGTGTCAGGCGCATTTATCCGTCTGGTAAATGACGACAACCAAACCGAAGTGGCGCGTTATGACCTGACCGAAGATGCCTCCACGGAAACCGCAATGCTGTTTGGCGAACTCTATCGCCACAACACCGAGTGGAAATTCCGCGCGGTGGGTCAGGGTTATGCGGGCGGTCTGGGCTCAGTTTGTGCCCAGTACGGCATTAACGCGTCTTAATGTATCTCTATAGCGGGCAGGTTATCTGCCCGTTTCTCTCCCTAAAAGCAGGAGCTTAACAATGGCAGTTTCTCTCGTAAAAGGCGGTAACGTATCCCTCACTAAAGAAGCACCGACCATGAATATCGCCATGGCTGGCCTGGGCTGGGATGCGCGTGTGACTGACGGTCAGGGCTTCGACCTTGACGCTTCCGTATTTATGGTTGGTGAAGATGGTAAAGTGCTGAACGACAGCAGCTTCATCTTCTTTAACAACAAGCTGAGCGCCTGCGGCTCCGTTGAGCACCAGGGGCGACAACCGTACCGGTGAAGGCGACGGCGACGACGAGCAGATCAAAATCGATCTGGCTAAAGTGCCTGCTGAAGTGAAAAAGCTGGTTTTCGCGGTCACTATTTATGACGCGGAAGCCCGTAAGCAGAACTTCGGTATGGTAAGCAACAGCTATATGCGTATCTACAACAACGATAACGGCACCGAAATCGCCCGTTTCGATCTGTCTGAAGACGCTTCTACTGAAACCGCGATGATTTTTGGCGAGCTGTATCGCCACGGCGCAGAGTGGAAATTCAAAGCGGTAGGCCAGGGCTTTGCCGGCGGCTTGTCTGCGCTGGCGTCGCAGCACGGCGTTAACGTGTAACGTTAGCGCTTTGGCGATAAAAAACCCCGGCATGCCGGGGTTTTTTGTTGGCTGGGGTTTAGGGCACGGGGTTATTCGGTTGAATGGTTCTGTTCGGTGGAATGGTTCCGTTCGCCTGGACTTTTAAGTCAGTCTTAAGCGCAGGTGTCGGCGAACGTGTCAGGGGCGCTCGCCGCCGCGCCCCCGACACCCCCGGCTCCCCCGAGCGAAATCGCCGCTTCGCGGATTACTCGGCCCATCCATGGGCCTCGCCCCTCCGGGGTCGCCGCAAGCGGCGTTCAAATTTGCTCCCGGCAAATTTGTCCTCGGCTTATCGCGTCCGGCTTCGGGTCGGGCGCGATGCTACATCCTGTAGCTCGCATCCTCTGGCGGCATCCATGCCGCCAGCCCCGGCCTCCCGAGAACGCCTCGGCGATTTCGATGGGGAGTGAAAACCCCCGCGATACGTTCAGGTGATTACTGAAACGACTTAATGGCTAACAGTTTGAAAAGCCACAGCGACAAAGTCTGCTCAGTAAAAAACACAAAACCCAAAGTTGGGGGGTGTTGAGTCCGGCATCAAAATCGCCGGGAGCGCTTTTGAATAAGGCTTGCGTTGAAGCGAGGAGAGGGAGGCGAGGGAACCGCGCAGAGGCGATTTTGCTGGCCGGGAGCGGGGATTGCAAAGGGGAGTGCGGAACTCCCCTTTGCCCGTTCGTGTGCTACGGAGTCACGTTGTGCCACAAACGCCTGGCGAACGGAACAATTCCACCGTTCGGAATCTCCGCAATTACTCCGGTAACTCCGTCACCCGCACGCGCTGCACCGGTGAACGGCGCTTCGACCAGGCGGGATGGAAGTGACGCCAGTGGGCATCCTGCGCAGCCGCCAGCAGTTCGTAGTCTCCACGGGTATCGCCCCAGGCGCGCAAATGATATTCACCCAGATGACCGTACACGCTTTCCAGCCGTTTCACTTTCTGTTCGCAGCGGCAGTTATGACCGGTAATTCGGCCGGTCAGAATCCCGTCGCTGACCTCCAGCTGGGTGCCGATAAGCTTAATCCCCAGACGATCGGCGAAAGGCTGCAACACCATCGCAGGCGAAGCGGAACAGATGGTGACTTCCGCGCCGGAGTTGACTTCCGCCGCCACGGCCAGCAGGCCGCTGGGGCGCATCAGGCGAGTCCAGGAAATTTCACAGAACGCCTGCGCTTTCTGTCGTAACCAGCGCTCATCCACCCCTGTCAGAAAGGTTTGGATCAGCACTTCTTTAAGTTCATCACGGGTGAGTTTTTTTCGCATGCAGCGCAGAGTGGGCAACGCCAGGCGCACCATCCGCGCAGCAAATACACGCTTGCCAAAGGCGAAGCGGAGAAAGGGAATAAAGCTGTCGTGGTGCGTCAGCGTTCCGTCGAAATCAAAGACCGACAGGACCTTCGCAGAGGGTTGCATGGTGCTCATTCCAAAATTCTCCCGTTACACATCATTCAGTCCATACTGCCAGTCGGGATAATAGCAGAACCCTCGCCAGCTGGCAGCGTGGAAGGTCACGTGGGGTGATATTGTGTCCCCCAATACCCCCACTGAAGGTGTTGTCGCTCCGGCAGTAAATCTCCTATCTTGTTGTTTATTAAGAGAATAATTGCTTTTATGTTGCTTTTTATTAAAAAGCTAATCTTTTCATGGTGTTATCTTTTTCCTGGTGTAACTTCACGTTTTCAGGCCGTTGTTGGCTAAAGAATTACCAGTCCAGGTCGTTAATGGATATATCCCTCCTTGCATAAGCTTATTCATCATGTGGAAAACTACGCACTCTCGCTTCATCCTTATGCTTATCGGTTTTTTTGTTGTTTTACTCGGCGTGACGTTTCTGGTGATTCGCCAGTTCGTGGCACCACAGCTTATCGCGACGGAAAGCGAGCTGATCCGCTACACGGTAGATGCGCAAAGCGATGCAATTACGGAACAGATGAACCGCGTCAAAGCGCAACAGCGCACGATCACTGAAGTGATTGGCGGTCTGCAAAGCGACCAGATTGACGCCTTGCTGCCGAATCTGGTGAATCAGTACAACGATCTCAACGTCTTTGGCGGCGGGATTTGGCCGCTGCCGGGCAACCGTGCGCCGGATCGCGACCGCTTTAGTACCTTTTTTGCCCGCGACAACGCCGGCAATTTGCAGGTCAACACCGTATGGAACCAGCCTGAATCTGAAAAATACTGGGAGCAGCCGTGGTACAAAGACGGCATGAGCGCGCCGAAAGGCGAGTGTGCCTGGGCGAAAGCGTATCAGGACGCCGCCAGCCCGCAGCCGCGCACCAACTGCGCCATGGCGATCTGGCGCGACGGCAAAGTTTGGGGCGTATCCACCATCGATGTGACCCTCGGCTTTTTTAACAATCTTGCGAAACAGATGAGCGAAGCCACCCATGGCCGTGTGCTGATTGTTGAGCAGGACGGTAAAGTGGTCGGCAACGGTAACCCGGAACAGGGCAAAGCGGATCTGCAATATCTGCGCGATCTTAAAGTCCCGGCGGAAGCCACCATCATGGGACTGCTCAAAAACGCCTCCAGTGAGCACGCCAGCGGGACGTATGACGGTGAGAACGGCGAGCAGACCTTACTCGTTCAGGCCATCAGCGGCAGCCCGTGGTATCTGGTGGTGGATATTCCATCCAGCCTGCTGTCACGCCAGTCATCCAGTATCATCACCCAGATCTCCCTGGTGCAGATCGTGCTTGGTTTGATCCTTGTGCTGGTACTGTTGGGCTTTGTTCGCACCATTTTCAAAAACCTGGAAAGGCTCAACAAAAACATTCAGTCGTTGTCCAGCGGCGGTGCCGACTTAACCCAGCGTTTACCGGAAAGCAAAAGCCCGGAATTCAACGCGGTGACCACCAGTTTCAACAGCTTTATCGCCTATTTGCAGGAGCTGATGGGGCAGGTGGGCATGAGCGCACAGGCCATCTCCTCGGCATCGCGGCAGATTGCTGGCGGCAACCTGGATCTCTCTTCGCGTACCGAAGAGCAATCTGCGTCCATCGTTGAAACGGCGGCGTCAATGGAAGAGCTGACCAGTACGGTGCGTCAGAATGCCGATAACGCCGTCCAGGCCAACCAGCTTGCGTCTCAGGCATCGGACGTGGCGCGGGAAGGGGCGATGGTGGTCAACAGCGTCGTCAACACCATGGATAAAATTAATACCTCCTCCAGTAAAGTGGTGGATATTATCGGCGTGATCGATGGCATCGCATTCCAGACCAATATCCTGGCGCTGAACGCCGCCGTGGAAGCCGCTCGCGCAGGCGAGCAGGGCCGTGGTTTCGCTGTGGTGGCCGGTGAAGTGCGTAACCTGGCGAGCCGCAGCGCCCAGGCCGCCCAGGAGATCAAAAAGCTGATTGAAGAATCGGTAAATAACATCGAACAGGGCAGCGAACTGGTACGCAAAGCGGGCACGACCATGGATGGCCTGATGGAGCGTGTGGAAGGCGTCACGGTGTTGATCTCGGAAATCAGTTCCGCCAGCAGCGAGCAGAGCCGCGGCATCGATCAAATCAACCTGGCGATCACCCAGCTCGACAGCACCACCCAACAAAACGCCGCGCTGGTAGAGCAGGTCTCCGCTGCCGCACAGTCCATGGAAGAGCAATCCAACCAGCTGGAGCTGGTGGTGGCAGGCTTTAAGATTTAACCGTTATGGCGGGGCGTTACGCCCCGTCTCGCGTGTCTATACTTGTGTGCATCACTCACACAGGGAGACACGACAATGACCCAGACAACGCTCAAACCGGTGCTGTTTGTGCTCACCAGCTATAGCGACGTGGCGCACAACATCTCCGGTTTCTTTTTTTCCGAACTCACGCATCCCTTACACGTCATTGAGCAGGCCGGTATACCTGCCGCTTTTGCGTCCATTCAGGGTGGAGAGCCGCCGGTGTATGCGGTGGATTTGGATGACGACGTGAATGCCCGCTACTGGAACGACGACGCTTTCAGGAACAAACTCAGCCACACTCTGAAACTGTCGGAGGCAAAAAGCGATGACTACAGCGCGGTGCTGTTTGTCGGCGGCCACGGCACCATGTGGGATTTTCCGGACAGCCCGGATGTTCAGCGCATCATCCGTGAGTTATATGAGGCGAACAAACCTGTTGCGGCGGTGTGCCATGGCCCGGCAGCGCTGGTCAATGCGACGCTCAGCGATGGTCGTTATCTGGTAGAGGGCAAACGTGTCGCAGCGTTTACCGATGCCGAAGAGCGCGCGGTAAAACTGGCGGAAGTGGTGCCTTTTTTACTGGAAACCACGCTGAAAAGCCGTGGCGCGCATCATCAGGCCGCGGGGGAATGGCAGCCGCTCACCGTGGTTGACGGCAATCTGATTACCGGGCAGAACCCGCAGTCGGCCACCGGCGTCGGCGAAGCCCTGCGCGATAAACTTAACGGCTAAACCGGCTAAGGCGTTCCGTTGTCGCCGTGGCGGCGGAACGCCGGACGTTGCCCAAGCCGGGCAAACCACGCATCAACGGCAGGCACGTCAGGGCGCTCAAAAGGCGTCATTTTCCAGCGGTTCACCGACAGGCCGAGTACGATATCCGCCAGCGTGAACGTCTGGCCTGTTACCCACAGGCCGCTTTGTTCGAGTTCGCGTTCCAGAATGAGGATGCAGCGATTCCAGTCGGCGATGCTGGCGTTGATGTCACTTTGCGAGGTGTAGTCCGGGTTTCTTCGCACCAGCGCGTTAAACGCGTACCGCCAGGCGCTGTTAAGTTCGGTAGCCTGCCAGTCCATCCATTTCTCCACCCGCGCGCGACCGCGTGGCGTGCCTGACAGTAAATCCTCGCGGCCCGCTTTACCCACCAGATAGCGGCAGATGGTGTTCGACTCCCACAGAACAAACCCTTCATCAATCAATACCGGCACCTGGCCATTCGGGTTTAGCGCCAAAAATTCCGGCGTATCAGTGGGCTTATAGCCGCTGCCGTACTGCTCCAGTTGATAATCCAGCCCCACTTCCTCGCAGGTCCAGAGCACTTTACGCACATTAATCGAGGTGCTTTTTCCAAGAATTTTTAGCATTGCCGCTGCTCTCTTTTCATCAGGGATAATAAAAATATAGCAGCGCGCTGCGTGCTGATTTGCATAAGCGTTTTGGTCCACGGCCCCCGTTGCGGCCTCCTTGTAACCACAATGCCCACCTATATAGCCATTCGTTATAACGCATATTTATTTATTCGTTCTGTGTATCAATACTGCTGGGTATATTCATTGAAAAGCACATCACCAAAAATGAGAAACCTCCGGGCGCGACGCACACCGTGACTGGCAGGATTCCAGGGGCAACGACACATCATGATTGTTTTGCGGAACATTTCGAAAATCTTTCATCACGGCAAGGATGCGCTGACCGCGGTGGATGACGTCAGCCTCGATATCGGGCGCGGACAAATTTACGG includes:
- the terC gene encoding TerC — its product is MVSTHIGFPTETVIVFVALAVGAIFIDLFMHRHDKPISLKSAALWSVFWVVVAMAFAGFLYIHHGAEVASLFVTGYALEKVLSVDNLFVMMAIFSWFAVPDRYRHRVLYWGIIGAIVFRGIFVAIGTGLLSLGPYVEVVFALIVAWTAVMMLKSGDDDDEIEDYSQHLAYRMVKRFFPIWPKLRGHAFLLNQKEVDEELAKPENKDITIGRGQKAALYATPLMLCVAVVELSDVMFAFDSVPAIIAVSREPLIVYSAMMFAILGLRTLYFVLEALKQYLVHLEKAVIVLLFFIAAKLGLNATDHIWHHGFNISATTSLFVVLGVLALGIVASIMFPGKPDSEEKKEG
- the tar_1 gene encoding methyl-accepting chemotaxis protein II; this encodes MWKTTHSRFILMLIGFFVVLLGVTFLVIRQFVAPQLIATESELIRYTVDAQSDAITEQMNRVKAQQRTITEVIGGLQSDQIDALLPNLVNQYNDLNVFGGGIWPLPGNRAPDRDRFSTFFARDNAGNLQVNTVWNQPESEKYWEQPWYKDGMSAPKGECAWAKAYQDAASPQPRTNCAMAIWRDGKVWGVSTIDVTLGFFNNLAKQMSEATHGRVLIVEQDGKVVGNGNPEQGKADLQYLRDLKVPAEATIMGLLKNASSEHASGTYDGENGEQTLLVQAISGSPWYLVVDIPSSLLSRQSSSIITQISLVQIVLGLILVLVLLGFVRTIFKNLERLNKNIQSLSSGGADLTQRLPESKSPEFNAVTTSFNSFIAYLQELMGQVGMSAQAISSASRQIAGGNLDLSSRTEEQSASIVETAASMEELTSTVRQNADNAVQANQLASQASDVAREGAMVVNSVVNTMDKINTSSSKVVDIIGVIDGIAFQTNILALNAAVEAARAGEQGRGFAVVAGEVRNLASRSAQAAQEIKKLIEESVNNIEQGSELVRKAGTTMDGLMERVEGVTVLISEISSASSEQSRGIDQINLAITQLDSTTQQNAALVEQVSAAAQSMEEQSNQLELVVAGFKI
- the yceD_2 gene encoding tellurium resistance protein TerE is translated as MSTRGDNRTGEGDGDDEQIKIDLAKVPAEVKKLVFAVTIYDAEARKQNFGMVSNSYMRIYNNDNGTEIARFDLSEDASTETAMIFGELYRHGAEWKFKAVGQGFAGGLSALASQHGVNV
- a CDS encoding HAD family hydrolase, producing the protein MSTMQPSAKVLSVFDFDGTLTHHDSFIPFLRFAFGKRVFAARMVRLALPTLRCMRKKLTRDELKEVLIQTFLTGVDERWLRQKAQAFCEISWTRLMRPSGLLAVAAEVNSGAEVTICSASPAMVLQPFADRLGIKLIGTQLEVSDGILTGRITGHNCRCEQKVKRLESVYGHLGEYHLRAWGDTRGDYELLAAAQDAHWRHFHPAWSKRRSPVQRVRVTELPE
- the hchA gene encoding chaperone protein HchA, whose translation is MTQTTLKPVLFVLTSYSDVAHNISGFFFSELTHPLHVIEQAGIPAAFASIQGGEPPVYAVDLDDDVNARYWNDDAFRNKLSHTLKLSEAKSDDYSAVLFVGGHGTMWDFPDSPDVQRIIRELYEANKPVAAVCHGPAALVNATLSDGRYLVEGKRVAAFTDAEERAVKLAEVVPFLLETTLKSRGAHHQAAGEWQPLTVVDGNLITGQNPQSATGVGEALRDKLNG
- the terD gene encoding TerD encodes the protein MSVSLSKGGNVSLSKAAPTMKNVLVGLGWDVRATDGQDFDLDASAFLLSASGKVRSDADFIFYNNLKSADGSVTHTGDNRTGEGDGDDESLKIKLDLIPADVDKIVFVVTIHDAQVRRQSFGQVSGAFIRLVNDDNQTEVARYDLTEDASTETAMLFGELYRHNTEWKFRAVGQGYAGGLGSVCAQYGINAS
- the yceD_1 gene encoding tellurium resistance protein TerE: MAVSLVKGGNVSLTKEAPTMNIAMAGLGWDARVTDGQGFDLDASVFMVGEDGKVLNDSSFIFFNNKLSACGSVEHQGRQPYR